A DNA window from Setaria viridis chromosome 2, Setaria_viridis_v4.0, whole genome shotgun sequence contains the following coding sequences:
- the LOC117843856 gene encoding uncharacterized protein isoform X2, translating into MLNVDDLIVPEPNEATGAVKNTSSGEAIAHPPSMAHAILAMGESMVSEEEPLLQMVECRICQEEDSIKNLESPCACTGSLKYAHRACVQRWCNEKGDVTCEICHEPYEHGYTAPPRAHPDETTIDISGGWTITGTAFDLRDPRILAVAQNHILEAEYDDYSATNASTAAFCRSAALVLMALLLLRHALTLTDEDDDDTSAVFSLFLLRAAGFLLPFYIMAWAISILQRRRQRQEAAALAATEVAFILQSGQGRGVHFTIAPDSPATPQHEPPYP; encoded by the exons ATGCTCAATGTTGATGACCTAATCGTTCCCGAGCCCAATGAGGCCACTGGGGCAGTCAAGAACACATCATCTGGAGAAGCCATTGCACACCCACCCTCCATGGCTCATGCCATTTTAGCAATGGGAGAAAGCATGGTTTCTGAAGAAGAACCTCTTCTACAGATGGTGGAGTGTCGCATTTGTCAGGAGGAAGATAGTATTAAAAATCTAGAGAGTCCATGCGCTTGCACCGGCAGTCTAAAG TATGCTCATCGGGCTTGTGTACAGAGATGGTGCAATGAGAAAGGAGATGTAACATGTGAAATATGTCATGAG CCTTATGAACATGGGTACACTGCACCTCCCAGAgctcatcctgatgaaactacCATCGATATAAG TGGCGGCTGGACCATTACTGGCACTGCATTCGACTTGCGTGATCCTAGAATCCTTGCAGTGGCACAAAACCACATCCTGGAAGCTGAATATGATGATTATTCTGCTACGAATGCCAGCACTGCTGCCTTTTGCCGCTCTGCTGCTCTTGTT TTAATGGCTCTCTTATTGTTGAGACACGCACTGACTCTaactgatgaagatgatgatgatacttCTGCAGTATTTTCT CTTTTTCTATTGCGTGCTGCTGGTTTCCTGCTACCATTCTACATTATGGCATGGGCAATTAGTATCTTGCAGCGCCGCAGACAGAGACAG GAGGCAGCTGCTCTAGCTGCGACGGAGGTGGCATTCATCCTGCAGTCGGGGCAAGGGAGGGGAGTGCATTTCACCATCGCACCGGACTCCCCTGCCACACCTCAGCATGAACCACCATACCCATAA
- the LOC117844975 gene encoding uncharacterized protein produces the protein MFPMASSSSSSPPLSLLLIRALPSKPLLLSRHRKPFPYPKSGRIAVARAQQRLLRLPETGRWGRSWRRGGGFPCFSYNANNESPPPSDKSSDNWRILRRWDVPWEWQTVVLSMVGCGVSFVLTGLVEQSALQYVGFKAVEATIDEKAEILFLGQLSVTVVVLGVIFGITNTFRPFPDDVFRYDIKEPFKLKNGWLLWAGVGLFGAIISIGLTGAAMTYLNGEPPERETDSLVLLLPLIGSSTTSTAFLVGITGVLAPLLEETLFRGFLMVSLTKWFPTPVCVLVSAAVFALAHLTPGQFPQLFILGVALGFSYAQTRNLLTPITIHAFWNSGVILLLTFLQLQGYDIKELLGAS, from the exons ATGTTTCCGATGGcatcctcctcatcgtcgtcgccgccgctctcgcttCTCCTTATCCGGGCGCTCCCGTCCaaacccctcctcctctcgagGCACAGGAAGCCATTTCCCTATCCAAAATCTGGCCGCATAGCAGTTGCACGAGCACAGCAGCGGTTACTGCGGTTGCCGGAGACCGGCCGGTGggggaggagctggaggaggggcggaggcTTCCCGTGTTTCTCGTATAATGCCAACAACGAAAGCCCCCCTCCTTCGGATAAG AGTTCAGACAACTGGCGAATCCTTCGGCGGTGGGATGTGCCATGGGAGTGGCAAACTGTTGTGCTCAGCATGGTAGGCTGTGGGGTAAG CTTTGTTTTAACAGGATTGGTTGAGCAATCGGCTTTGCAATATGTGGGGTTTAAAGCTGTGGAGGCAACTATAGATGAGAAGGCAGAAATATTGTTTCTTGGGCAACT TAGCGTGACAGTAGTTGTGCTTGGCGTTATATTTGGCATCACCAATACTTTTCGACCATTCCCAGATGATGTATTTCGTTATG ATATTAAAGAACCATTCAAGCTGAAGAATGGATGGCTTTTGTGGGCTGGAGTTGGCCTTTTTGGAGCAATAATTTCTATTGGTTTAACCGGAGCTGCTATGACTTATCTGAATGGTGAACCTCCTGAGAGAGAG ACTGATTCGCTAGTTCTTTTGTTGCCCCTGATTGGCTCATCCACTACCAG CACTGCCTTTTTGGTGGGAATTACTGGAGTTTTAGCACCACTTCTGGAGGAGACTTTGTTTCGAGGATTTCTAATGGTGTCCTTGACTAAGTG GTTTCCGACTCCAGTTTGTGTACTTGTCAGTGCTGCTGTATTTGCCCTTGCTCATCTGACTCCTGGACAATTTCCACAGCTGTTTATACTTG GTGTTGCACTGGGGTTTTCGTATGCTCAAACCCGCAATCTTCTAACTCCTATCACAATACACGCATTTTGGAACTCGGGAGTAATATTACTGCTCACCTTTCTTCAG CTGCAAGGATATGACATCAAGGAGCTGTTGGGGGCATCGTGA
- the LOC117843856 gene encoding uncharacterized protein isoform X1, whose product MKDHLMLNVDDLIVPEPNEATGAVKNTSSGEAIAHPPSMAHAILAMGESMVSEEEPLLQMVECRICQEEDSIKNLESPCACTGSLKYAHRACVQRWCNEKGDVTCEICHEPYEHGYTAPPRAHPDETTIDISGGWTITGTAFDLRDPRILAVAQNHILEAEYDDYSATNASTAAFCRSAALVLMALLLLRHALTLTDEDDDDTSAVFSLFLLRAAGFLLPFYIMAWAISILQRRRQRQEAAALAATEVAFILQSGQGRGVHFTIAPDSPATPQHEPPYP is encoded by the exons ATGAAGGATCATCTAATGCTCAATGTTGATGACCTAATCGTTCCCGAGCCCAATGAGGCCACTGGGGCAGTCAAGAACACATCATCTGGAGAAGCCATTGCACACCCACCCTCCATGGCTCATGCCATTTTAGCAATGGGAGAAAGCATGGTTTCTGAAGAAGAACCTCTTCTACAGATGGTGGAGTGTCGCATTTGTCAGGAGGAAGATAGTATTAAAAATCTAGAGAGTCCATGCGCTTGCACCGGCAGTCTAAAG TATGCTCATCGGGCTTGTGTACAGAGATGGTGCAATGAGAAAGGAGATGTAACATGTGAAATATGTCATGAG CCTTATGAACATGGGTACACTGCACCTCCCAGAgctcatcctgatgaaactacCATCGATATAAG TGGCGGCTGGACCATTACTGGCACTGCATTCGACTTGCGTGATCCTAGAATCCTTGCAGTGGCACAAAACCACATCCTGGAAGCTGAATATGATGATTATTCTGCTACGAATGCCAGCACTGCTGCCTTTTGCCGCTCTGCTGCTCTTGTT TTAATGGCTCTCTTATTGTTGAGACACGCACTGACTCTaactgatgaagatgatgatgatacttCTGCAGTATTTTCT CTTTTTCTATTGCGTGCTGCTGGTTTCCTGCTACCATTCTACATTATGGCATGGGCAATTAGTATCTTGCAGCGCCGCAGACAGAGACAG GAGGCAGCTGCTCTAGCTGCGACGGAGGTGGCATTCATCCTGCAGTCGGGGCAAGGGAGGGGAGTGCATTTCACCATCGCACCGGACTCCCCTGCCACACCTCAGCATGAACCACCATACCCATAA
- the LOC140221905 gene encoding uncharacterized protein — translation MDFFLRTDNKLFRWIAAQPESQTHNPPPHSTLSSMAKRKRPAAAMEEEGRNWASLLPDLLNLVAARLLAVDVVDYISFRVVCARWRASAPSPRDPTLRDPRLHPRGWVALCDGDGVRPADAFEVAFFHAATGRRLRVRLPELRGHRIVGFTDGLLILINKETTAVRVLHPFIRAAVDLPPIAAIFNHMVKDQLSRAWMRAAVCASQASADSIAVVAWFPTVPGVVVAEHSSPCWYIVYHSVELASAISFQGRVYGIVSNERRVLQIYPQCSKPCVADIPNTIGIPQTHKFFLVESAARLILVLRHFHFDNFTEGGYRPCQFALFEVDTVGHRELTPLSSLGDQAVFLSRDRCFLRLLWQLRPALPRQHNSHT, via the coding sequence atggatttttttttacggACGGACAATAAACTTTTCCGTTGGATTGCCGCGCAGCCGGAGTCACAAACTCACAACCCGCCGCCCCACTCTACGCTCTCCTCTATGGCGAAGCGAaagcgtccggcggcggcgatggaggaggaggggaggaactGGGCTTCTCTCCTCCCCGACCTACTGAACCTCGTCGCGGCACGGTTACTGGCCGTCGACGTGGTGGACTACATCTCCTTCCGCGTCGTGTGCGCGCGCTGGCGCGCGTCGGCGCCCAGCCCGCGCGACCCCACCCTCCGGGACCCCCGCCTCCACCCACGCGGCTGGGTCGCGCtctgcgacggcgacggcgtgcgCCCGGCGGACGCGTTCGAGGTCGCCTTCTTCCACGCCGCTACCGGCAGACGCCTCCGCGTCCGCCTGCCGGAGCTCCGCGGCCACCGCATCGTCGGCTTCACGGACGGCCTCCTCATCCTGATCAACAAGGAAACCACCGCCGTCCGCGTCCTGCACCCCTtcatccgcgccgccgtcgacctaCCACCGATCGCCGCCATCTTCAACCACATGGTCAAGGACCAGCTGTCCCGCGCCTGGATGAGAGCTGCCGTGTGCGCGTCCCAGGCATCCGCCGATTCCATCGCCGTCGTCGCATGGTTCCCCACCGTGCCCGGGGTGGTCGTCGCCGAGCATAGCTCCCCCTGCTGGTACATCGTCTACCACAGCGTTGAGCTTGCCTCAGCCATCTCCTTCCAAGGCCGTGTCTACGGCATCGTGAGCAACGAGAGGCGGGTTCTGCAGATCTATCCTCAATGCTCGAAACCTTGTGTTGCTGATATCCCGAACACaatcggcatccctcagacacACAAGTTCTTCCTGGTGGAATCCGCCGCGCGCCTGATACTTGTCCTCCGCCATTTTCACTTTGACAATTTCACAGAGGGAGGGTATCGACCTTGCCAGTTTGCATTGTTTGAGGTTGACACGGTCGGGCACCGTGAGCTTACACCGTTGAGCAGCCTTGGTGACCAAGCTGTGTTCCTCAGCCGGGACCGATGCTTCTTAAGGCTACTTTGGCAGCTCAGGCCAGCCCTACCCAGGCAGCACAACTCCCACACTTAA
- the LOC117844974 gene encoding uncharacterized protein, with protein sequence MATSASTSGEWLKGALQELRERKGSELDFDADLVSSLVSFCELASPPDAASYLENFIGKEAAQDIIQEYLRRRGHISSSNGTESSQSSNLQPYVKPSADAPTAQTKKQTRIQKDAASSSSQSSKSQPETGESRLASKKGPKKKAAKAISLAEAAKGSIVFKQGKPCSCQARQHNLVSNCLSCGKIVCEQEGEGPCSFCGALVLKEGSTYAGLSDVGLPLSEAEATAEAYAKRLVDYDRNAAARTKVYDDQSDYFEMEGNSWLSSKEKSVLQKQQEEAQEAAENQKGKVVVTFDLVGRKVIMNKDGATELETEHPIMRPPEEKDQSHRIQPNPSIREQPVFIETGPVKPKTDRARQSKRLAKNGLCLEVTGRLQHDDKDLQSILSGKVKKGDHLAYSSFGQAREGDDVECSQDFD encoded by the exons atggcgacgtCGGCGAGCACGTCCGGCGAGTGGCTGAAGGGCGCCCTACAGGAGCTTCGGGAGCGTAAGGGGAGCGAGCTGGATTTCGACGCTGACCTCGTCTCGAGCCTCGTCTCCTTCTGCGAGCTCGCGTCTCCCCCCGACGCCGCCAGCTACCTCGAG AATTTTATTGGAAAAGAAGCTGCTCAGGACATTATTCAGGAGTACTTGCGAAGGAGGGGTCACATTAGTTCCTCAAATGGAACTGAAAGCTCGCAATCATCTAACCTTCAGCCTTATGTTAAGCCATCAGCTGATGCACCGACTGCACAGACAAAGAAACAAACACGCATACAAAAAGATGCCGCATCTTCTTCTAGTCAGAGTTCCAAGAGTCAACCAGAAACTGGAGAATCCCGACTTGCTTCCAAGAAAGGTCCAAAAAAGAAAGCAGCAAAGGCCATTTCCCTCGCTGAAGCAGCAAAGGGTTCCATTGTCTTCAAGCAGGGGAAACCTTGTTCATGCCAAGCACGGCAGCATAACCTTGTTAGCAACTGCTTATCATGTGGCAAGATTGTGTGTGAACAAGAGGGCGAGGGACCCTGTAGCTTCTGTGGTGCACTGGTCTTGAAGGAAGGTAGTACATATGCAGGTTTAAGTGATGTTGGACTACCTCTTTCAGAAGCAGAAGctacagctgaagcatatgcaAAGAGGCTTGTTGACTATGACAGGAACGCTGCTGCAAGGACTAAAGTTTATGATGACCAAAGTGACTATtttgaaatggaaggaaacAGTTGGCTCTCGTCAAAG GAAAAGTCAGTCCTACAGAAGCAGCAAGAGGAAGCTCAGGAAGCAGCTGAAAACCAGAAGGGAAAAGTGGTTGTTACATTTGATTTGGTGGGCCGTAAG GTGATTATGAACAAGGATGGAGCCACTGAGCTGGAGACAGAGCACCCAATCATGAGACCACCTGAAGAGAAGGATCAGAGCCACCGCATACAGCCCAACCCCTCAATCAGAGAGCAACCTGTGTTCATCGAAACAGGTCCAGTGAAGCCCAAAACTGACCGAGCAAGACAGAGTAAGAGACTTGCCAAGAATGGTCTGTGCCTGGAGGTAACCGGGAGGCTGCAGCATGATGACAAGGACCTGCAGAGCATTCTGAGTGGCAAGGTGAAGAAAGGTGATCACTTGGCTTACAGTTCCTTTGGTCAGGCACGCGAAGGGGACGACGTCGAATGCTCCCAAGATTTTGATTGA
- the LOC117843855 gene encoding pentatricopeptide repeat-containing protein At2g36730 — translation MLGATAAPDVETVGSKQFAVLARGRRSLHSIATPPATIHALIAAATTVRHLRQIHGHLLTSGRVGSLGPALLRRVISLPSSPPHLHLPFAHRLLLSLPSPPLDLFNLLLPPLASSPDPSAAASLFARLRRGGLRPDAHTLPHVLKALARLAPGSLPLVACTHGEAVKSGLARAVVYVPNALMSAYSACGHLGRAMQVFDEMPRRTVVSWNTALTACADNDRHDWCAGMFAEMVEAGFEPDQTTFVVMLSAAAELGNLALGKWAHGQVVARRLEMTLQLGTAAVNMYAKCGAVSYASRLFGRMTVRNVWTWSAMIVGFSQNGMAREALELFDKMKDASITPNYVTFLGLLCACSHAGLVDEGHQFFHEMQHVYGIKPMITHYSAMVDVLGRNGRLQEAYDFVMDVPVKPDPVVWRTLLSACQLHSSKDCIDIVDKVQKRLLELEPRRSGNYVMVANIYSDIGSWDKAAMARRVMREGGMKKMAGESCVEIGGQIQRFISGDDSCPGFDGACRILHDLNINMRKWEPVDNILLADADI, via the coding sequence ATGCTTGGTGCCACGGCGGCACCGGATGTTGAAACCGTGGGAAGCAAGCAGTTCGCCGTCCTTGCACGCGGCAGGAGGAGCCTCCATAGCATTGCCACGCCcccggccaccatccacgccctcatcgccgccgcgacCACCGTCCGGCACCTCCGGCAGATCcacggccacctcctcacctccGGCCGCGTCGGCTCCCTCGGTcccgccctcctccgccgcgtcaTCTCGctgccctcctccccgccgcacctccacctcccgttcgctcaccggctcctcctctccctacCCTCCCCGCCGCTGGATCTCTTCAACCTCCTCCTGCCCCCGCTCGCCTCCTCGCCTGACCcgtccgccgcggcctccctcttcgcccgcctccgccgcggcggcctgcGCCCCGACGCGCACACGCTCCCGCACGTCCTCAAGGCCCTCGCGCGCCTCGCGCCGGGCTCCCTCCCGCTCGTCGCATGCACCCACGGGGAGGCCGTCAAGAGCGGCCTCGCGCGCGCCGTGGTGTACGTACCGAACGCCCTCATGTCCGCGTACTCGGCCTGCGGCCACCTCGGGCGCGCCATgcaggtgttcgacgaaatgcctcGCCGGACCGTGGTGTCGTGGAACACCGCGCTCACTGCCTGCGCGGACAACGATCGCCACGACTGGTGCGCCGGGATGTTTGCGGAGATGGTAGAGGCTGGCTTCGAGCCTGACCAGACAACGTTTGTGGTCATGCTTTCCGCTGCGGCCGAGCTAGGGAACTTGGCGCTCGGCAAGTGGGCACATGGGCAGGTCGTTGCCCGGCGGCTGGAAATGACGCTTCAGCTTGGCACAGCAGCGGTGAATATGTACGCTAAGTGCGGTGCAGTAAGTTACGCGTCACGATTGTTTGGGAGGATGACGGTGCGAAATGTCTGGACATGGAGTGCAATGATCGTGGGATTTTCGCAGAATGGAATGGCACGGGAAGCGCTGGAGCTGTTTGATAAGATGAAGGATGCATCTATCACACCCAACTATGTCACATTTCTTGGGCTGCTCTGTGCATGCAGCCATGCTGGGTTGGTTGACGAGGGCCACCAATTCTTCCATGAAATGCAGCATGTCTATGGCATCAAACCGATGATCACACACTACAGTGCCATGGTGGATGTCCTGGGACGCAATGGCCGCCTCCAGGAAGCTTATGATTTTGTTATGGACGTGCCGGTCAAGCCCGATCCGGTTGTCTGGAGGACATTGCTGAGTGCCTGCCAGCTGCACAGCTCCAAGGACTGCATAGACATTGTTGACAAGGTGCAGAAGAGGTTGCTGGAGCTGGAGCCCCGGCGAAGCGGGAATTACGTGATGGTTGCGAACATATACTCTGACATTGGGTCGTGGGATAAGGCGGCCATGGCGAGGAGGGTGATGAGGGAAGGggggatgaagaagatggcggGGGAGAGCTGTGTTGAGATCGGAGGGCAGATTCAACGGTTCATCTCCGGGGATGATTCTTGCCCTGGATTTGACGGTGCTTGCAGGATTCTTCATGATCTGAACATCAACATGAGAAAATGGGAACCTGTGGACAACATTTTGCTTGCTGATGCTGACATTTGA